Below is a genomic region from Eupeodes corollae chromosome 1, idEupCoro1.1, whole genome shotgun sequence.
tcgattttgacatttttatcacaTGAGAGTTATAAATTCGTTGTAAATGAGCctcagccgaacaccattcaccaccgaaaccaacaaaaagaatgatttttttagattaagtaCGCTTGAtgattttattcgttgcgagtgtggataatgtggaacgctaataaagtttgacagttcgtatcaacacCAATTTTTTTCGTGacgaatatatttgttttattaaatttattgatatatgattttgaaaagttaaagtgtgcatcataaatcaaataaaagctatattgctatcgttttgtaaagtatttgtgtggaaatatgtcttcaaacgttgtaaactcacattttttaatttattcgtcGTACGTTGGTCACgctcatgtgaatgctgcttAATGGTGGATTTACATTCGTCTTTATTTGCAGATCTGCGTGCAAAAGGGATATCAAACACTAaaaatgtgtgtgttttatAGAGAGAAAAGATGAAAATGCAGACATCTTCACTATAATAAAGTTATAGCAAAGATGAACATGTTCGTCTTTATTATAGCAAGTTTGCTTTCTTTTAATGAAAGTGTGCATGGGCTCAGCAAAATTTCGAGTATCGATGTGATTtcctataaattgttttttttttttttcgaatgtcaaaACTGAACAAATCGCCATATCATCCGTATTTACTAATTTTcaattgcaaaaaaattaaactaattgaCTATGGACGATggtaagttgtttttatttgatttatctaAGGTAAGGTATTCTATTTCATAACAGATTTCACGGACTACGAAGTTCTACATAATTATTATGAGGATGAAGAAGAATTTGCCTCACCAACTCCTTCACCTTTTCCCGAACCAGTTGCCAATTCCTGGGAAGTTTCACAAGTCCAGGAGAAAGACCAGAGATCATTTCCCGAAGAAAAAACAGGTATGCACCAAactaattatgttattttttttctgaatcagtcagtttatatttaacaaaaacataatcaatgtgaaattaatttaaaaaaatatttggtcaCAATTTCATTGGTCGTCCAGAAGAATTGGGAACAACCTGACCAGACACCAAATCCACTTGTAACCTGCAGCGCAAAAGCAGATAAAATGGTTTGGAATTTTGGTAATAGAAATCTTCAATGTATTAATAACATAACCATTTTCATCAGACATATAAACATAATGTTCATATCTACCCTTGAACTCACCCAGGACAAAATCTATTTGATTAActatttatcatttattttatttcaatttttctcaaattctcTAAAAGCACgattgctttgtttttatttccaagaactcttaattgaaacaataaaaaagtacCCCTCTCTCTGGAATATAAAGGATAAAAATTATCGGAATCGTGTCGAAAGGAACAGTGACTGGACTAAAGTATTGGTTGAAATCGGTAGGTGTTGAGTTGAGTTGCATCCATCATAGtcattaacatttaaataaaaattttaggaTTAACTCACAACCATAAGgaatgcactagaaaaagatgggATTCCATTAAAACTAATTACACCCGTTCAAAAAACATTCCGAGTGGATCAGGGGCGCAAAAAAATACAGGCATGCGATTCTGCTTGCATTCCTTGATGACACTCAAACACCAAGAGCGTATGTTGTGACGatctatttgtattttgtatttactaaaaactttactttttttgatcATAGGACAAAAACTGTAATGAATGAGGGCCGGGTAAACAAGGTGTAAGttattaaatcattattttaattGCCATCATCGTAAGTTTCGAATCGCCACAACAATGTTTGCTTATTGCGCGAAACACTACTGCGAATTGATATTGAATTTCTACCTTTAACTTTGAttgttttacaaacttttatttctattttacagATTCTTCTAATCAAGTTCAACAAAAGCTCCAGTCGGAAGCGATTTCTCTATTAAAAGAGATAAACAAACCTAGAGAAGAAAAGACATACGCAACTCTGACGTGTGAACTTGTGCGACAGGATATGGAGTCCTTGCCGGATTTAGAGCAGCGTGCTTTACGCAAAGAACTCTTTGAACTGGTCGATCGATTCGTTGCCCGAAATCGTGATCGAGGTGCAGACTAGGCggcattattttatgtttaaaaaaagctttctgtGAAAACCATACACATttatggatttaattttttgtaccaCAAATGTGTTCCAagcaatgaaaattttgttttgttttttttttgttaattttattgaattgttaaccctttttttttgcataaaattaatattaaataaagagcTCCGGCTCCGAGCTGAGAGCTGAAAATGTTGAAGAACCGCGAGCGTTTATATCCTTTCACATTGCCAGCTGACAGCACCTTCTCCAGCAAAATACTTTGCGAACCTGTTTCGTAGTAGctttgctgctgttgctgagTTCCCTGTAAGTGGGCGAAGACGTTCCATATTAGTAGGCTCTAATCTCCAACTTCCTCTTGTTTCTCTGCCTTCAATATCCAGATCGATTAAACCAGGTTCGATATACTGGTTCCCCTTGTGGTGCCGTAGCCAGTTATGTAGGCAGACGCAACATTGAACAATTTGTTCAATAAGACTCAAGCCAGCATTAATCGACGTACGGAAAATCCTCCATTTCGCAACAAGAATTCCGAAAGAGTTTTCGATTACTCTTCTGGCTCTGCTCAGACGATAGTTGAAAATTCTTTCTTCCACAGTAAGGTTCCTCTTGCTGTATGGCTTCAACATGTTTTCTGTTAATGTGAAGGCATCGTCGGCTACAATGACGTAGGGAACACATTGAAAATTGTCCGTAACATCTCGGGGTGGCGGAATCCTATtatgatacaaaaattgttaaattgaacTTTGTTTGTAAAGGAAAAAATTACTGTATGGAGTTGGAGTAAAACTTTTTTCCGAACT
It encodes:
- the LOC129943146 gene encoding uncharacterized protein LOC129943146 gives rise to the protein MDDDFTDYEVLHNYYEDEEEFASPTPSPFPEPVANSWEVSQVQEKDQRSFPEEKTDSSNQVQQKLQSEAISLLKEINKPREEKTYATLTCELVRQDMESLPDLEQRALRKELFELVDRFVARNRDRGAD
- the LOC129943141 gene encoding uncharacterized protein LOC129943141; protein product: MRLVITLRYLATGESQQSLGICYKCSASVVHNILFETTEVITRAFWKKVFPSLENTTFLRVAKGFEDKWNFPNCIGALDGKHIMIQSPQHSGSEFFNYKKHYSIVLMALCDADYAFLMCDVGAAGRQSDGGIFKNSEFGKKFYSNSIQIPPPRDVTDNFQCVPYVIVADDAFTLTENMLKPYSKRNLTVEERIFNYRLSRARRVIENSFGILVAKWRIFRTSINAGLSLIEQIVQCCVCLHNWLRHHKGNQYIEPGLIDLDIEGRETRGSWRLEPTNMERLRPLTGNSATAAKLLRNRFAKYFAGEGAVSWQCERI